In Schaalia sp. JY-X169, the following are encoded in one genomic region:
- the rsmA gene encoding 16S rRNA (adenine(1518)-N(6)/adenine(1519)-N(6))-dimethyltransferase RsmA — MVDQQSSSRLLGPAEIRELAEAHGIMPTKKLGQNFVHDAGTVRKIVAKAGVTPGQVVLEVGPGLGSLTLGLLEAGAIVEAVELDGGLARALPSTVEARGGDWASRVFVVNMDALDLRASDLPQAPGALVANLPYNVAVPILLTALANLPSLESALVMVQREVADRLVAPKGSKTYGAPTVKLAWYGQSSRVGIVGPNVFWPRPNVDSALVRTTVSSTSRGGTELRDATFALVDAAFEQRRKMVRASLRSLIPDSVELGRIFADASISPEARPEALEIDDFVALARAWVQR; from the coding sequence TTGGTAGATCAGCAGTCGTCATCCCGTCTGCTCGGCCCTGCAGAGATCCGCGAACTGGCCGAAGCACACGGAATCATGCCCACCAAGAAACTGGGGCAGAACTTCGTTCATGACGCGGGTACTGTCCGCAAGATAGTGGCTAAGGCTGGTGTGACACCGGGTCAGGTGGTGCTCGAGGTCGGTCCAGGGCTGGGGTCGCTAACTTTGGGTCTGCTTGAGGCAGGAGCCATTGTTGAGGCTGTGGAGTTGGACGGGGGCCTGGCACGGGCCCTTCCGTCGACGGTGGAGGCTCGGGGTGGGGACTGGGCCTCTCGCGTCTTCGTTGTGAACATGGACGCCCTCGACTTGCGGGCCAGTGATCTGCCTCAGGCCCCCGGTGCGCTGGTTGCCAACCTTCCTTACAACGTCGCGGTTCCTATTCTCCTGACCGCCCTCGCTAATCTCCCGTCGCTCGAGTCAGCCCTGGTGATGGTGCAACGGGAAGTTGCTGACCGCCTCGTCGCCCCGAAGGGGTCCAAGACTTATGGGGCCCCCACGGTGAAACTGGCCTGGTATGGCCAATCTTCACGGGTGGGCATAGTTGGTCCCAACGTGTTTTGGCCGCGCCCCAACGTTGATTCCGCGTTGGTTCGAACCACTGTTAGTTCAACGTCCCGCGGCGGCACGGAGCTTCGAGACGCTACTTTCGCCCTCGTCGATGCCGCATTCGAACAGAGACGCAAGATGGTGCGGGCCTCCCTGAGAAGCCTCATCCCAGATAGCGTCGAACTGGGACGCATATTCGCAGACGCCAGCATTAGCCCGGAAGCTCGACCGGAAGCCCTGGAGATTGACGATTTTGTGGCCTTGGCGAGGGCGTGGGTGCAGCGGTGA
- a CDS encoding 4-(cytidine 5'-diphospho)-2-C-methyl-D-erythritol kinase — protein sequence MTRVVASAPGKINLALLVGEVDESGYHPLSSVFEGISLREYVEVEEHDAATAGSPIGAVTTTRIEVHTRVYSVGPGSREPRFDPVATQAFAQFDGPGHLAFRAAQLLARPGVLLRITIHKTLPVAGGMAGGSADAAAALVAMNALASDPVAQCDLERLGRTLGADVPACLVGGIALGLGRGNHMEQLDPGTSSPSAQSRWWVAIFSDEGLSTPAVFNHFDAAARAGHDLGGPAEFDAGRSIDPRLRRSLLAPGTEVASALVNDLQSAAFSLRPDLAATARVLADLGIPWMMSGSGPTLVALVDSEESAQDVAARLEALPRVSGTAVMWGPTEGARLEEALPKWCAS from the coding sequence GTGACCAGGGTTGTTGCTTCCGCTCCGGGGAAAATCAATCTGGCTCTGCTGGTGGGAGAGGTTGATGAGAGCGGCTACCATCCGCTGAGCAGTGTCTTTGAGGGGATCAGTCTCAGGGAGTATGTCGAGGTCGAAGAGCACGACGCAGCCACGGCAGGCTCGCCAATCGGTGCGGTGACCACAACGCGGATCGAGGTGCACACCAGGGTTTACTCGGTTGGCCCCGGTTCGCGTGAACCGCGGTTCGACCCGGTGGCGACACAGGCTTTCGCACAGTTCGATGGACCTGGACATTTGGCTTTCCGCGCGGCGCAACTCCTTGCGAGACCGGGTGTTTTGTTGCGAATCACGATTCACAAGACACTTCCTGTGGCCGGCGGTATGGCAGGTGGATCAGCGGATGCAGCGGCTGCGTTGGTGGCGATGAATGCGCTGGCGTCGGACCCGGTAGCGCAGTGCGACCTCGAACGTTTGGGACGAACGCTGGGAGCCGATGTTCCGGCTTGCCTTGTCGGGGGGATCGCCCTCGGCCTGGGTCGCGGTAACCACATGGAGCAACTCGACCCGGGGACGTCATCGCCAAGTGCGCAATCCCGGTGGTGGGTTGCGATTTTCTCCGATGAGGGTCTGTCAACACCGGCGGTGTTCAACCATTTTGATGCAGCCGCCCGGGCGGGGCACGACTTGGGGGGACCAGCGGAATTCGATGCTGGGAGATCGATCGATCCGCGACTGCGCCGCTCGCTCCTTGCCCCGGGGACCGAGGTCGCTTCTGCACTGGTGAACGACTTACAGTCGGCGGCCTTTAGTCTGCGCCCTGACCTGGCGGCCACGGCCCGTGTACTTGCCGATCTGGGCATTCCGTGGATGATGTCAGGGTCGGGGCCGACCCTGGTCGCCCTAGTCGACAGTGAAGAATCGGCGCAAGACGTGGCCGCACGTCTTGAGGCGTTGCCACGAGTGAGTGGGACCGCGGTGATGTGGGGGCCGACAGAGGGGGCTCGCCTTGAGGAGGCCCTCCCGAAGTGGTGTGCGTCTTAG
- a CDS encoding DUF1622 domain-containing protein — protein sequence METIYTAIAETFELLGTLTMVLGFIIALALAVRSLSRKEGGAKAFSTLRITIGSAILLGLEILVAADLVRTITSKPSIEEAVILGLIVLIRTILSWSIQIEIEGVLPWKRALLESGGSLMVKQIKADHELQVAYNDRPEGSAG from the coding sequence ATGGAAACTATCTACACGGCGATTGCGGAAACCTTTGAGTTGTTGGGCACCCTGACAATGGTGCTGGGATTCATCATCGCCCTGGCCCTCGCAGTCCGTTCCCTGAGCCGCAAAGAGGGTGGTGCCAAGGCGTTCAGCACACTACGGATCACCATCGGAAGTGCGATCTTGCTGGGCCTAGAGATCCTGGTTGCGGCAGACCTGGTGCGCACAATCACTTCGAAGCCATCGATAGAAGAGGCAGTGATCCTGGGCCTCATCGTCCTCATCAGAACCATCTTGTCCTGGTCGATCCAGATTGAGATCGAGGGCGTTTTGCCGTGGAAGCGTGCGCTCCTAGAGAGCGGCGGCTCCCTGATGGTCAAGCAGATCAAAGCAGACCATGAGCTGCAGGTTGCCTACAACGACAGGCCGGAGGGCTCGGCGGGCTAG